A genomic region of Thermodesulfobium narugense DSM 14796 contains the following coding sequences:
- a CDS encoding amino acid ABC transporter ATP-binding protein, with protein sequence MVKMENVNKYFGTHHVLKDINLHVKFKERLVIMGPSGSGKSTLIRCINFLEKPSSGRIFVNGVEITANKVQLNKVRQKIGMVFQHFNLYPHKTALENVMLAPILVEKRDKNEVEKSAIALLEKVGLKDAYNKYPSQLSGGQQQRVAIARALNMKPDLLLFDEPTSALDPEMIQEVLDIMVALAKEGMTMIVVTHEMGFAKQAADRIVFMDDGQIMETGTPDQIFNNPQHERTQAFLEKLNKIQV encoded by the coding sequence ATGGTAAAAATGGAAAATGTAAACAAGTATTTTGGTACTCATCACGTTCTTAAAGATATTAATCTTCATGTAAAGTTTAAAGAAAGACTAGTGATAATGGGACCTAGTGGTTCAGGAAAAAGTACTTTGATAAGATGTATTAACTTTTTAGAGAAACCCTCATCAGGAAGGATCTTTGTAAATGGAGTAGAAATAACTGCTAATAAAGTTCAATTAAATAAAGTAAGGCAAAAGATAGGCATGGTTTTTCAGCATTTTAACTTATATCCTCATAAGACAGCGCTTGAAAATGTAATGCTTGCACCTATTCTTGTTGAAAAAAGAGATAAAAATGAAGTTGAAAAAAGCGCGATTGCTCTTCTTGAGAAAGTTGGTTTAAAAGATGCATATAATAAATATCCGTCTCAACTTTCTGGTGGGCAACAGCAAAGAGTTGCGATTGCAAGAGCTTTGAATATGAAACCGGATCTTTTGCTGTTTGATGAACCCACATCAGCTCTTGATCCCGAAATGATTCAGGAAGTTCTTGATATTATGGTAGCCCTTGCAAAAGAGGGCATGACGATGATTGTGGTAACCCACGAAATGGGATTTGCAAAACAAGCTGCTGACAGAATTGTTTTTATGGACGATGGTCAGATTATGGAAACAGGTACTCCTGATCAGATTTTTAATAATCCTCAACACGAAAGAACTCAAGCTTTTCTTGAAAAACTTAATAAGATTCAGGTTTAA
- a CDS encoding ArsR/SmtB family transcription factor, producing MDQIIKISNALANDSRFKILQSISSNPKISCTEVIKALDITQPAVSHHLKILNDAGLIEINRKGQYGLCSLNNAVLEDYLKSIQKIFLKK from the coding sequence TTGGATCAGATTATTAAAATCTCTAATGCTTTAGCAAATGATTCAAGGTTTAAGATTCTTCAATCGATCTCTTCAAACCCTAAAATTTCTTGCACTGAAGTTATCAAAGCTCTCGATATCACCCAACCCGCAGTCTCTCATCACTTAAAGATTTTAAACGATGCAGGTTTAATTGAAATAAACAGAAAGGGTCAATACGGCTTATGTTCTTTAAACAATGCCGTTCTTGAAGACTACCTAAAATCAATACAGAAAATATTTTTAAAAAAGTAA
- a CDS encoding ABC transporter ATP-binding protein yields the protein MKDIYFRLLKYLKPYIKYFILALFFMCLVSAIMVAIPWTLKVLIDSALIKKDAFILNILALSMIGLYVIKGILSFCQNYLMIYITNNVISDIREQFFSHMQLMPLEFFKRHSTGELMSRLTNDTFILQQVFSTGLVSLVLDTLTLIGVVCFIFYIDWKLTMATIFILPLAFLAVQKFGRRLKSVSYRIQERSADVFAVLQEILSSIKIVHGFATYEKESERFKKINRESVKAVLKAGRLNSIYTPVMELLGAMGIAAVFWYGGYRVINGHMTIGDLMAFIGYIGIITTPVRRMGSNLGNIQQAMAAAHRIFSVLDIEPSIKDKEDAIEIKEIKGMIEFDNVWFKYPDDEEYILKGLSFKIMPGQVFAIVGPSGAGKTTIIDLIMRFYDPQSGSVKIDGYDVRDLSMRSLRRHLGLVPQDVILFNTTISENISYGKSDATTEDIIWAAKISNAHDFIDKMEKGYDTILGERGVRFSGGERQRISIARAVIKNPKIFLLDEATSNLDASSESQFQEALKRVLKGRTTIIVAHRLSTIIFADKILYLENGKIVEEGTHSELMNKENGKYRMLFELQTKENMFASL from the coding sequence TTGAAAGATATATATTTTAGACTTTTAAAATACTTGAAGCCATACATAAAGTATTTTATTTTGGCGCTATTTTTTATGTGTTTGGTTTCAGCAATTATGGTAGCTATTCCGTGGACTTTGAAGGTTCTGATAGATTCTGCGTTAATAAAGAAAGATGCCTTTATTTTAAATATTTTGGCCCTTTCCATGATAGGCTTATATGTTATCAAAGGAATACTAAGCTTTTGTCAGAATTATCTTATGATTTATATTACAAACAACGTTATATCTGATATTAGAGAACAATTTTTTTCTCATATGCAACTAATGCCTCTAGAATTCTTTAAAAGGCATTCTACAGGTGAATTAATGTCTAGATTGACAAACGACACTTTTATTCTGCAACAAGTTTTTTCTACAGGGCTAGTAAGCTTAGTACTTGATACTCTTACTTTAATAGGGGTAGTTTGTTTTATATTTTATATTGATTGGAAATTAACAATGGCAACGATTTTTATTTTGCCTCTTGCATTCCTCGCAGTTCAAAAATTTGGCAGGAGGTTAAAGAGCGTTAGTTATAGAATTCAGGAGAGGTCTGCTGACGTCTTTGCAGTTTTGCAAGAGATTCTCTCCTCTATCAAAATTGTGCACGGTTTTGCAACCTATGAAAAAGAAAGCGAGCGCTTTAAGAAAATAAATAGAGAATCCGTTAAAGCAGTTTTAAAAGCTGGCAGACTAAATTCTATTTATACGCCAGTAATGGAACTATTAGGAGCAATGGGAATAGCAGCTGTATTTTGGTATGGCGGTTATAGAGTTATAAATGGCCATATGACTATAGGAGATCTTATGGCATTTATTGGCTATATTGGTATCATCACCACTCCTGTGAGAAGAATGGGTTCAAATCTTGGAAATATCCAACAAGCAATGGCTGCCGCACATAGAATATTTTCTGTCCTTGATATAGAACCTAGCATAAAAGACAAAGAGGATGCAATCGAAATTAAAGAAATCAAGGGCATGATAGAATTTGACAACGTATGGTTCAAGTATCCTGATGACGAAGAATATATTTTGAAGGGATTAAGCTTTAAAATAATGCCCGGTCAAGTTTTTGCAATTGTTGGACCTTCAGGAGCTGGTAAGACTACGATTATTGATCTTATTATGAGGTTCTATGACCCTCAAAGTGGAAGCGTTAAAATTGACGGTTATGACGTAAGAGATTTATCTATGAGATCTCTTAGAAGACATTTGGGGCTTGTACCTCAAGACGTTATACTTTTCAATACTACAATTTCTGAAAATATTTCATATGGAAAAAGTGATGCTACTACTGAAGATATAATATGGGCTGCAAAAATTTCTAATGCACACGATTTTATTGATAAGATGGAAAAAGGTTATGACACTATTCTTGGCGAAAGAGGAGTAAGGTTTTCGGGTGGTGAAAGGCAAAGAATTTCTATTGCGCGCGCTGTAATAAAAAATCCAAAGATATTCTTGTTAGATGAAGCAACATCCAATCTTGACGCCTCCTCTGAATCTCAGTTTCAAGAAGCTCTTAAGAGAGTTTTAAAAGGAAGAACTACCATAATAGTAGCTCACAGGCTCTCAACAATAATATTTGCAGATAAAATACTGTATCTGGAAAATGGGAAAATAGTCGAAGAAGGTACCCACAGTGAACTAATGAACAAAGAAAATGGAAAATACAGGATGTTATTCGAGCTTCAAACAAAAGAAAATATGTTCGCTTCCCTATGA
- a CDS encoding 3-deoxy-D-manno-octulosonic acid transferase codes for MLLLIASTYVILKSISNESYRKTIKYRFTLSQDEPVLKEFKNQQKKSSFSGLWIHAASVGEVLGAVNLISKIRQEYENYPIFLTVTNYAALKLIREKYHYINVRISPLDFSWLISRLCSILQVPNIIIVEAEYWPNLIDIFSKHGRIFHVSTRFSKKALNRYKNFNFLFKNTFSKITAFFTKTEEDNNNLIKYGINENKVFTVGDIKAYQSYKDFCSEESIFDLVAGSTHKGEESVLINLYLKFEKNISLAIAPRHLSRLNEIIAELKRNDINFLLWSKDKDFIKRNQNQKSIVLIDTMGELSDIYALGKIGFVGGTLQKIGGHNLFEPAICSRPVLFGKYYQRQSFMADTLLKENKEISNNTYKGAYVVESLDQFYDLVKYLLQNNNWLEEGKIARKKFEYASHSLERTYNLLKDKFNVFV; via the coding sequence TTGCTATTATTAATTGCTTCAACATATGTTATTTTAAAATCTATCTCTAACGAAAGTTATAGAAAAACTATAAAATACAGGTTTACTCTTTCTCAAGATGAACCAGTGCTAAAAGAGTTTAAGAATCAGCAAAAAAAGAGCTCATTTAGTGGTTTGTGGATTCATGCAGCTTCTGTAGGAGAAGTTCTGGGAGCTGTGAATCTTATTAGCAAAATAAGACAAGAATACGAAAATTATCCAATATTTCTTACTGTAACTAATTATGCAGCGCTAAAACTAATTAGAGAAAAATACCATTACATAAATGTAAGAATATCTCCTCTGGATTTCAGCTGGCTAATCTCAAGACTGTGCTCTATACTTCAAGTTCCAAATATTATCATTGTTGAAGCTGAGTATTGGCCTAATTTAATAGATATCTTTTCTAAACATGGGAGAATATTTCACGTCAGCACTAGATTTAGCAAAAAAGCTCTTAACAGATATAAGAACTTTAACTTTTTATTTAAAAATACATTTTCAAAAATTACAGCATTTTTTACAAAAACCGAAGAAGATAATAATAATTTAATTAAATATGGAATAAATGAGAATAAAGTATTTACAGTCGGAGATATTAAAGCCTATCAAAGTTACAAAGATTTTTGTTCAGAAGAAAGTATATTTGATCTAGTAGCAGGTAGCACCCACAAAGGCGAAGAATCAGTTCTGATCAACTTGTATTTGAAGTTTGAGAAAAATATATCACTCGCAATAGCTCCCAGACACCTTTCAAGATTGAACGAGATAATAGCTGAATTAAAAAGAAATGATATTAACTTCTTATTGTGGTCTAAAGATAAGGATTTTATAAAGAGAAACCAAAACCAAAAATCAATAGTTTTGATAGATACAATGGGAGAGCTTTCTGATATATACGCTCTTGGTAAAATTGGGTTTGTTGGTGGGACGCTTCAAAAGATTGGTGGACACAACTTATTTGAACCAGCAATATGTTCCAGGCCAGTACTTTTTGGGAAATATTATCAGAGACAATCTTTTATGGCAGATACATTACTAAAAGAAAATAAAGAAATTTCAAATAACACGTATAAAGGGGCTTATGTAGTAGAAAGTCTTGATCAATTCTATGATTTAGTAAAATATTTGCTTCAAAACAATAACTGGCTTGAAGAAGGCAAGATAGCCAGAAAAAAGTTTGAATATGCCTCACATTCACTTGAGAGAACTTATAATTTACTAAAGGATAAGTTTAATGTTTTTGTATGA
- the lpxK gene encoding tetraacyldisaccharide 4'-kinase, whose translation MFLYERLSFYWIECVKNEKNKIFLSFLSFLSHIYKLFVLRRREKILALPKKKFNLKVIGVGNIVLGGTGKTPLVIWLTKKNLEKGLRVGIVFRGYAGEARGTLLVQDGKNILSTPYVAGDEAYLVSKKVPGTIVIVDRVKERAIEFLQNEYNCDIVILDDAYQYWSIKKDLDIVTIDAINPWGCGYMFPRGFLREPKESLARANVVVISRFDLIDHKDLLKLMQEIRGINPNTKILLMRYVFKKLVDMSLYREYNLNVLNGKRIFAFCGIGNPDSFFLTCKNLGINIVGSMSFPDHTRYSEKDLLRLYNKSKTLNVDAFLTTEKDIVKFNFLKSPNFLLYALSIEAEIFSEGNKDV comes from the coding sequence ATGTTTTTGTATGAAAGACTTTCTTTTTATTGGATAGAATGTGTTAAAAACGAGAAAAATAAAATATTTTTGTCATTTTTATCCTTTTTGAGCCATATATACAAGTTATTTGTTTTAAGAAGAAGGGAAAAAATCTTAGCTCTTCCAAAAAAGAAATTTAATTTAAAAGTTATTGGAGTTGGAAATATAGTTCTTGGTGGCACAGGAAAAACACCTTTGGTTATCTGGCTTACAAAGAAGAATTTAGAAAAAGGCTTACGAGTAGGAATTGTTTTTAGAGGATATGCAGGTGAAGCAAGAGGCACATTACTAGTCCAAGATGGAAAAAATATCTTATCTACTCCTTATGTTGCAGGAGACGAGGCATACCTTGTTTCAAAAAAGGTGCCAGGTACAATAGTAATTGTAGATAGAGTCAAAGAAAGAGCTATTGAATTTCTTCAAAATGAATACAACTGCGATATTGTGATATTAGACGATGCGTATCAATATTGGAGCATAAAAAAAGATTTAGATATCGTAACTATCGATGCAATTAACCCATGGGGTTGTGGCTATATGTTTCCAAGAGGTTTTCTAAGAGAACCCAAAGAATCTTTAGCAAGAGCTAATGTAGTAGTAATATCAAGGTTTGATCTCATAGACCATAAAGATTTACTAAAATTAATGCAAGAGATAAGAGGTATAAATCCTAATACAAAAATATTACTAATGAGGTATGTCTTTAAAAAACTGGTAGATATGTCATTATATAGAGAATATAATTTAAACGTCTTAAATGGCAAAAGAATTTTCGCATTTTGTGGTATCGGTAATCCCGATAGTTTTTTTCTTACATGCAAGAACTTAGGAATAAATATAGTTGGCTCAATGTCCTTTCCAGATCACACAAGATATTCGGAAAAGGATTTATTAAGGCTGTATAATAAATCAAAGACTCTAAATGTTGATGCTTTTTTGACTACAGAAAAGGATATAGTAAAATTTAACTTTTTAAAAAGTCCGAACTTTTTATTATATGCACTATCAATCGAAGCAGAAATTTTTTCAGAAGGGAATAAAGATGTATAA
- the kdsB gene encoding 3-deoxy-manno-octulosonate cytidylyltransferase has protein sequence MYKILGVIPSRLKSTRLPEKPLRKILNKPMIQWVYEGASKSNLLSNLVIATDSEAIANIATTFGAKTLMTSKSCRSGTDRVAEVAKMLTDYDIIVNIQGDEPMVNDVIVNALIEPFSDKEVNMTSLMTTIKPEEESDPAVVKVVCKKNMDALYFSRYSIPFDRDGIGITRYKHLGFYAYKRDFLLMISSLPPTPLEKAESLEQLRVLENGFSIRMNLIPFSTKSVDTIEDLIEVERIIKEKIEKY, from the coding sequence ATGTATAAAATTTTAGGTGTAATTCCTTCCAGATTAAAATCCACAAGATTACCAGAGAAGCCATTAAGAAAAATTTTGAACAAGCCAATGATTCAATGGGTATATGAAGGAGCATCCAAAAGTAATTTGCTATCAAATCTTGTTATTGCTACTGACTCAGAAGCTATAGCAAATATAGCAACTACTTTTGGTGCAAAAACGCTTATGACATCAAAATCTTGTAGAAGTGGCACAGACAGAGTAGCTGAAGTTGCGAAAATGTTAACAGATTATGACATCATAGTAAATATTCAGGGCGATGAACCGATGGTAAACGACGTGATAGTTAATGCTCTTATAGAACCGTTTTCGGATAAAGAGGTAAATATGACTTCGCTTATGACCACTATCAAACCAGAGGAGGAATCTGATCCTGCAGTAGTAAAGGTAGTGTGTAAAAAAAATATGGATGCCTTATATTTTTCCAGGTATTCTATTCCATTTGATAGAGACGGTATTGGTATTACTAGATATAAGCATCTAGGCTTTTACGCTTATAAAAGAGACTTTTTACTAATGATTTCCAGTTTACCCCCTACTCCCCTAGAAAAAGCAGAATCTCTAGAGCAACTCAGAGTCCTTGAAAACGGTTTTTCAATTCGCATGAATCTGATCCCTTTCAGCACAAAGAGCGTAGATACAATAGAAGATTTAATAGAAGTTGAAAGGATAATAAAAGAAAAGATTGAAAAATATTGA
- a CDS encoding glycosyltransferase family 9 protein has product MKNIDIKNIKKIGVIVGNPGLGDLLFSFPLFSNLRRNFPEAEIYFIGNLREYTEPLVLRSKNIDDIIYYEEYKVQKIPGDLLYFFLNYRKEKFDLIFDLQRHFLITTLTKFSGVRIFQSFSMKQIFSTFKSDDSLRRKEHNALHHLRLLEPLGIVPDLICELNLFEIDFKKPKIFLKEKNIDKFVAIVASSGYDLKNWSQENYIQIINYLYENFGYKSILIGSKQDKKVLEKISNFTKNAITMPDDFKIEETAALLKLSTLTVGNDSGPLHLASFQNIPVIGLYGSTNPNLCGPLGKNSVVLKTTVNCAPCSLYSCPYNMKCIDLISIEDVSKTILKILKLK; this is encoded by the coding sequence TTGAAAAATATTGACATCAAAAATATTAAAAAAATAGGCGTAATAGTGGGTAATCCTGGGCTTGGTGACCTTCTGTTCTCTTTTCCTCTTTTTTCTAACTTAAGAAGAAATTTTCCTGAAGCAGAAATATACTTTATTGGGAACCTTAGAGAATATACAGAACCTTTAGTCTTAAGATCAAAAAATATTGACGACATAATTTACTATGAAGAGTACAAAGTCCAAAAGATTCCAGGAGATCTGCTTTATTTCTTCCTTAATTACAGAAAAGAAAAATTCGATCTGATATTCGATCTCCAAAGACACTTTTTAATAACGACATTAACCAAATTTTCTGGGGTAAGAATATTTCAAAGCTTTTCAATGAAACAAATTTTTTCGACCTTCAAATCCGATGATTCACTCAGAAGAAAAGAACACAATGCTTTGCATCACTTAAGACTTTTAGAACCTTTAGGGATAGTTCCAGATCTAATTTGTGAATTAAATTTATTTGAAATTGATTTTAAAAAACCAAAAATTTTCTTAAAAGAAAAAAATATCGATAAGTTCGTTGCAATAGTAGCTTCTTCGGGATATGACCTAAAGAATTGGTCTCAAGAAAATTATATTCAGATTATAAACTATCTGTACGAAAATTTTGGTTACAAATCAATTTTAATTGGATCTAAACAAGATAAAAAGGTTTTGGAAAAGATCTCAAATTTTACAAAAAATGCAATTACAATGCCTGATGATTTCAAAATTGAAGAAACTGCTGCACTACTCAAACTTTCTACGCTTACGGTAGGCAACGATTCTGGTCCTTTACACCTTGCATCGTTTCAAAACATCCCTGTAATAGGACTTTATGGTTCAACAAATCCAAACCTTTGCGGCCCACTTGGAAAGAATTCGGTAGTTTTAAAAACTACCGTTAACTGTGCACCATGCTCCCTTTATTCTTGCCCTTATAATATGAAGTGCATTGATCTTATAAGCATTGAGGATGTAAGTAAGACAATTTTGAAAATTTTAAAGTTAAAATAG
- a CDS encoding S41 family peptidase: MGKRIKYGFILLLVSVIAFSAGFTLKSNMASGSTNWGMLQYVYNLVENYYVAPSTLDPTKLVQGAIRGMVQAVGDPYTRYVDPESFAQMKDQLEGSFSGIGIEMGVKDKSIVVIAPIEGTPAYKAGIKANDRIVSVDGKPIDGMDINQVVKLIRGPVGTQVKIGIERKGELKEFDITRETIEINSVTFRPITYQIGYLRISTFNDKTYDEFKSYLPEIEKMKALILDLRNNPGGTVKTCLDIAGYFVGDNPVVITVDRNGNQTKVYSAYKNSKLDIPVVVLVNEGSASAAEILSGAMKDYGYTLIGEKTFGKGLIQSVIPLYDNSALVITTEKYLTPLGHDINKVGIEPNIIIPDPKDWQDIGKNPEKDPQLNEAIKILRERNGIY, translated from the coding sequence ATGGGCAAAAGGATTAAGTATGGCTTTATTTTGCTTTTGGTTTCAGTAATAGCGTTCTCGGCAGGTTTTACTCTAAAGAGCAATATGGCTTCAGGTAGCACCAATTGGGGAATGTTGCAGTACGTTTATAATCTTGTGGAAAATTATTATGTAGCACCTTCTACTTTAGATCCCACGAAACTTGTTCAGGGCGCAATCAGAGGTATGGTACAGGCAGTAGGCGACCCATATACAAGATACGTCGATCCAGAATCCTTTGCTCAGATGAAAGACCAACTAGAAGGATCGTTTAGCGGCATAGGTATTGAAATGGGAGTTAAGGACAAAAGTATAGTAGTCATAGCCCCTATTGAAGGAACTCCCGCATACAAAGCTGGAATAAAGGCAAATGATAGAATAGTTTCAGTAGATGGTAAACCAATTGATGGAATGGACATAAATCAAGTAGTAAAGCTGATTCGCGGACCGGTAGGAACTCAGGTAAAAATAGGGATAGAAAGAAAAGGAGAGCTTAAAGAATTTGACATTACAAGAGAAACTATAGAGATTAATAGCGTTACATTTAGACCTATTACATATCAGATAGGATATTTGAGAATTAGCACGTTTAATGATAAGACATATGATGAATTCAAGTCTTATTTACCAGAAATAGAAAAAATGAAAGCGTTGATTTTAGATCTTAGGAACAATCCTGGTGGTACTGTAAAGACATGTCTGGACATCGCAGGATACTTTGTTGGGGACAACCCAGTAGTAATAACCGTAGACAGAAACGGCAATCAAACAAAGGTTTACTCTGCTTATAAGAATTCAAAGTTAGATATTCCTGTAGTAGTGCTTGTAAATGAAGGATCAGCTAGCGCCGCAGAAATCTTATCTGGTGCTATGAAAGACTACGGATATACCCTAATAGGTGAAAAAACTTTTGGTAAAGGATTGATTCAATCAGTTATACCTTTGTATGACAATAGCGCTCTTGTAATAACAACTGAAAAATATTTAACTCCTTTAGGACATGATATTAATAAAGTAGGAATAGAACCTAATATAATTATTCCAGATCCAAAGGATTGGCAGGATATAGGCAAAAATCCTGAAAAAGATCCCCAATTAAATGAGGCAATAAAAATCCTTCGTGAAAGAAATGGCATTTATTAA
- a CDS encoding redoxin domain-containing protein, protein MLSIGSEAISFSLKDQNDSVVSLESLKGKNVLLSFHPLAFTPVCEEQMKSLEKNFDTFRSLNTVCLGISVDSVYCKKAWADIIGIKNISLLCDFWPHGGLAQQYGVFLGDFGFSGRVNILLDESHKVIFKKIYPIKEVPDINEIIDFLKSRK, encoded by the coding sequence ATGTTATCGATAGGTTCAGAAGCTATAAGCTTTTCTTTAAAAGATCAAAATGACAGCGTTGTATCTCTTGAATCTTTAAAGGGTAAAAATGTTCTTTTATCTTTCCATCCTCTTGCATTTACTCCTGTGTGCGAAGAACAGATGAAGTCGCTTGAGAAAAACTTTGATACCTTTAGGTCTCTTAACACAGTTTGTTTGGGTATCAGCGTTGACTCAGTTTATTGCAAAAAGGCGTGGGCAGATATAATTGGCATAAAGAACATATCTTTGCTATGTGATTTCTGGCCACATGGTGGCTTAGCGCAGCAATATGGCGTTTTTTTAGGCGATTTTGGCTTTTCGGGCAGGGTGAATATACTTCTTGACGAATCTCATAAAGTAATATTTAAAAAAATATACCCTATAAAGGAAGTTCCTGACATTAATGAGATTATAGATTTCTTAAAATCAAGAAAATAA
- a CDS encoding MFS transporter encodes MDEIKKKSIVFIILVGLLSLFADMTYEGARSISGQYLEILGASSAVVGFIGGLGELLGYAIRYFSGRLADKTHRYWVLAIVGYFINLLSVPLIAFFPFWQWAILPMMTERIGKGIRVPPKDAMLSFATKSVGRGWGFGIHEFLDQIGAVSGPIFVASVLFFLGENNFRYAFFFLFLPASCAIGILFLSRFLYPVPSKLEINLIELDSKGLPKLFWIYCFCVLGFAVGFLDFVLIAFHLEKTEIISQPMIPLLYAFAMGVDGVSAILFGKLFDKNGFIALLFAIVISVFANPLIFLSRSIYLIVVGMICWGVGLGALESIIRAAVANIVPVNKRGSAFGIFNTLLGVFWFVGSFACGILYGISPVYLVMFSLIAQLFSVASFIYFRNSLKV; translated from the coding sequence TTGGACGAGATCAAAAAGAAGTCAATTGTTTTCATAATTCTTGTAGGACTACTAAGTTTATTTGCAGATATGACTTATGAGGGGGCAAGATCAATCTCAGGACAATATCTTGAGATACTGGGTGCCAGTTCAGCAGTAGTAGGATTTATTGGCGGACTGGGAGAACTTCTAGGATATGCTATTAGATATTTTTCCGGAAGACTTGCTGATAAAACTCATAGATACTGGGTACTAGCTATTGTAGGTTATTTTATTAATCTTCTATCTGTACCATTAATAGCTTTTTTCCCTTTCTGGCAGTGGGCAATACTTCCAATGATGACGGAAAGGATCGGAAAAGGTATTAGAGTGCCTCCTAAAGATGCAATGCTATCCTTTGCTACAAAATCTGTTGGAAGAGGTTGGGGGTTTGGAATTCATGAATTTCTCGATCAAATAGGTGCTGTTAGCGGTCCTATTTTTGTAGCTTCAGTTTTATTTTTTTTGGGAGAGAATAATTTTAGATATGCGTTCTTTTTTCTCTTTTTACCAGCATCGTGTGCAATAGGAATATTATTCTTATCGAGGTTTTTATATCCTGTTCCGTCTAAGTTGGAGATAAATTTAATAGAGCTTGATTCAAAAGGATTGCCAAAACTTTTTTGGATATATTGTTTTTGTGTGTTAGGCTTTGCGGTTGGGTTTTTGGACTTTGTTTTGATAGCATTTCACCTTGAAAAGACTGAGATAATATCACAACCGATGATACCATTACTATATGCCTTTGCTATGGGAGTAGATGGAGTGAGTGCAATTTTATTTGGCAAACTTTTTGATAAAAATGGATTTATTGCACTTTTATTTGCAATTGTTATATCAGTTTTTGCAAATCCTCTAATATTTTTGTCAAGATCAATTTATCTCATAGTAGTTGGAATGATTTGTTGGGGGGTTGGTTTAGGAGCACTTGAATCTATTATTAGGGCTGCAGTGGCAAATATAGTTCCTGTTAACAAAAGAGGTAGTGCCTTTGGTATATTTAACACGTTACTAGGCGTATTTTGGTTTGTTGGAAGCTTTGCTTGTGGAATTTTATACGGTATATCTCCAGTATACTTAGTAATGTTCTCATTGATTGCACAACTTTTCTCAGTAGCAAGCTTTATATATTTTAGAAATAGTCTTAAGGTATAA
- a CDS encoding ROK family protein, with amino-acid sequence MADITQFDYYIGIDIGGTRTRVGRFSRSFKLEEKEVIETFRYKDNPKLLLEEIAKKILSLKKPNSKFAIGISAPGPCDTKLGIVKDPPNLPGWGEVRVSEFFKNKFDTYVRLENDANAAAFAEYKIGSGKGYKNLVYFTLSTGIGGGIIINGRIYRGFMDSAGEFGHQIVLPNGPKCRCGSRGCLEAVSSGYAISRDATSKALVRKSGILYEIYKKNGTISAKDVFYASSQGDDTSWKILNRAIMYLGIGISNIITILSPECVVLGGGLSNQEYIIEEIRNFAKEHVKMAPINKIKLVKSFFGDDSSLYGSVLDLDIVDSF; translated from the coding sequence ATGGCAGACATAACACAATTTGATTACTATATAGGCATTGATATCGGCGGCACAAGAACAAGGGTGGGGCGCTTTTCAAGGAGTTTTAAATTAGAAGAAAAGGAAGTTATAGAAACTTTCCGCTATAAAGATAATCCTAAGTTGTTATTGGAAGAGATTGCGAAAAAAATTTTGAGTTTAAAGAAACCAAATTCAAAGTTTGCAATCGGCATATCCGCTCCTGGTCCTTGCGATACAAAGTTGGGCATAGTAAAAGATCCACCAAATTTGCCTGGTTGGGGTGAGGTAAGAGTTAGTGAATTTTTTAAAAATAAATTTGATACCTATGTACGTCTTGAAAACGATGCAAATGCTGCGGCCTTTGCTGAATACAAAATTGGTTCTGGCAAGGGATATAAAAACTTAGTTTATTTTACCCTGTCTACTGGAATAGGCGGGGGAATTATTATTAATGGTAGGATTTACAGAGGTTTTATGGATAGTGCAGGAGAATTTGGTCACCAGATAGTTCTTCCAAATGGTCCAAAGTGTAGGTGTGGAAGCAGGGGATGTTTAGAAGCTGTTTCTTCAGGTTATGCCATCTCAAGAGATGCAACCTCTAAGGCTTTGGTTAGGAAATCTGGCATTCTTTACGAAATTTACAAGAAGAACGGCACAATTAGTGCAAAAGACGTTTTTTATGCATCCAGTCAGGGAGACGATACATCATGGAAAATTCTTAACAGGGCTATTATGTACCTTGGAATTGGAATTAGCAACATCATCACAATACTTTCCCCTGAATGCGTAGTTTTAGGAGGCGGTCTTTCGAATCAGGAATATATTATTGAGGAAATTAGAAACTTTGCGAAAGAACACGTAAAAATGGCTCCAATAAATAAAATAAAGTTAGTGAAAAGTTTTTTTGGTGACGATTCATCTCTTTATGGGAGCGTGTTAGATTTAGATATAGTAGATTCTTTCTAA